One genomic segment of candidate division KSB1 bacterium includes these proteins:
- a CDS encoding CHAT domain-containing protein produces the protein MSKVIRILFLAANPRDSSPLRLDEEVRRIDQALRQSQFRDRFEIEQQWAVRVSDLQSHLLRYQPDIVHFSGHGSEASEIILEDHEGNSQPVSSAAFGQLFALLKDNIRCVVLNACFSAGQAQAIAQEIDCVIGMSSAIGDAAALSFASAFYQALGFGRDLQTAFDLGCLQINLESLNEQHTPKLIAPKSSPKQIIFAAVETRPTGAVPAGPPGGAAVSSREYAILMTIGTACLCLIILVLGTVWAVLDNKINVETLGKIESAGFGGGLLGFGTILYRIIKIALSGGGQK, from the coding sequence ATGAGCAAAGTCATCCGCATTCTCTTCCTCGCTGCGAATCCCCGCGACAGCAGCCCGCTGCGCCTGGACGAGGAAGTCCGGCGCATCGACCAGGCGCTGCGCCAGTCCCAATTTCGCGACCGCTTCGAGATCGAACAGCAATGGGCGGTGCGCGTCAGCGATCTGCAAAGCCATCTCCTGCGCTACCAACCCGATATCGTACACTTCAGCGGCCACGGCAGCGAGGCCAGCGAAATCATTCTGGAAGACCACGAGGGCAACAGCCAGCCGGTGTCGAGCGCGGCGTTCGGGCAGTTGTTTGCCCTGTTGAAAGACAACATCCGCTGCGTCGTGCTCAATGCCTGCTTCTCCGCCGGCCAGGCACAGGCGATCGCGCAAGAGATCGATTGTGTCATCGGCATGTCTTCCGCCATCGGTGACGCCGCCGCGCTCAGTTTTGCCTCTGCATTCTATCAGGCGCTGGGCTTTGGCCGCGATCTGCAAACCGCCTTCGACCTCGGCTGCCTGCAAATCAATCTCGAAAGTCTGAATGAGCAGCACACACCCAAGTTGATTGCGCCGAAATCCAGCCCCAAGCAGATCATCTTCGCCGCTGTCGAAACCCGGCCGACCGGCGCCGTGCCGGCTGGTCCGCCCGGCGGCGCCGCCGTCTCCTCACGCGAATATGCCATACTCATGACCATCGGCACGGCTTGCCTGTGTTTGATCATTCTGGTGCTGGGCACGGTCTGGGCCGTGCTCGACAACAAGATCAACGTGGAGACACTCGGCAAAATCGAGTCGGCCGGATTCGGCGGCGGGCTGCTGGGTTTCGGAACGATTCTCTACCGCATCATCAAGATCGCCTTGTCAGGAGGTGGACAGAAATGA
- a CDS encoding carboxypeptidase-like regulatory domain-containing protein — protein MRKPSWCAAALLLTLALMGCSSSPLSEQGIAQQSNELSGRVELSDGSPPADVYVWLEGSTVSTRTTATGEFSLHLPAAQSLLIAGWHRLYFYLANYKLNWVEVLINNGRFVKGAGGVNARGELLDRVSLFKILEITTIVSPAVVPNVFEGPVDVQVSLQATLDSVTVVYPKSVGGLLGAIVLQRQEDGRVFADVPDVSARTRDYDRIGREVRSRRMVFNFTPNIVPPGHYEVIPYFFIEQENMPAGLLASLGEHVEEIGAEFLKIPAKRVGGRFVVTEGGAGRR, from the coding sequence ATGAGAAAGCCTTCCTGGTGTGCCGCCGCCCTGTTGCTCACCCTGGCGCTGATGGGCTGCAGCAGCAGCCCCCTCTCCGAGCAGGGCATCGCGCAGCAGAGCAATGAGCTCAGTGGCCGGGTGGAACTGAGCGATGGCAGCCCTCCTGCCGATGTCTATGTCTGGCTGGAGGGAAGCACCGTCTCCACGCGCACCACTGCCACCGGCGAATTCTCCTTGCATTTGCCGGCGGCACAATCCCTGCTTATCGCCGGCTGGCATCGGCTCTATTTCTATCTCGCCAATTACAAACTCAACTGGGTCGAGGTTCTGATCAACAACGGCCGCTTCGTCAAGGGTGCCGGCGGGGTGAACGCGCGCGGCGAATTGCTTGACCGCGTCTCGCTTTTCAAAATTCTCGAGATCACCACGATCGTTTCGCCGGCCGTGGTGCCCAATGTGTTCGAAGGGCCGGTGGATGTGCAGGTGTCGTTGCAGGCCACGCTCGACTCGGTCACCGTGGTCTATCCCAAAAGTGTCGGCGGGCTGCTGGGCGCCATCGTGTTGCAGCGGCAGGAGGATGGGCGGGTGTTTGCAGACGTGCCCGATGTCAGCGCCCGCACCCGCGATTATGACCGCATTGGTCGCGAAGTGCGCAGCCGGCGGATGGTATTCAATTTCACCCCCAACATCGTGCCGCCCGGGCATTATGAAGTCATTCCGTACTTTTTCATCGAGCAGGAAAATATGCCCGCCGGCCTGCTTGCCAGCCTGGGGGAGCATGTCGAGGAAATCGGAGCGGAGTTTTTGAAGATTCCAGCGAAACGGGTGGGTGGCCGGTTTGTTGTGACCGAGGGCGGCGCCGGCCGGCGATGA
- a CDS encoding penicillin acylase family protein, whose amino-acid sequence MRWRKPVLGMLLLLAVFSLLNFRQQGIPPLGKFLNPFAGFWQNHTGLDELPARLLLPGLQDTVHILWDDRRVPHIFAGNDHDLYFAQGYLTARDRLWQMEFQTHIAAGRLAEIVGASALEHDRFRRRVGMVYAAEHAVAAMRADSATWQAAEAYARGVNAWISNLPLRHLPLEYKILDYRPEPWTVMKSALLLKLMAWRLTSRNEEVVKSRTIALLGDSLTRVLHPDYPPFMEPIVPAGTSWSFVPVAVPTPAHKFNYVPPADASLSPAMPGQGSNNWAVAGSRTASGYPILCNDPHLTLNLPAIWYEVQLVSPSVNVYGVSLPGAPAVIIGFNQHAAWGVTNAESDVMDWYHIVFQDSTRQDYLHDGAWRPTTWRVEEIRIRGGAVVRDSMPFTHHGPVVYRDSEKPFAGNLPRGAALRWVAHDSSNELATFLQLNRSRNYSDFLAALEHYACPAQNFVFADSAGTIALWHHGRFPLRWPQQGRTVSDGSSRAYDWQGWVARDHLPHLLNPARGFVSSANQNPVAEQYPYYLGSDYAPFERGARINARLSAMRDITPADMQTLQNDVFDLHAATVLPVLLAQLPDTGLTETERQARHELQQWHYENHAALVAPTVFAQWWRVLMDLIWEDEWPDRAGDLDRPRRDVTVDLILHAPQAPYFDRRNTAALETLPDLAWLAFQSAVHQLREKFGPLGPAWQWGHTRGTDLRHLADIPGLGRLGLRSSGNHTCVNAITNTTGPSWRMIVALGPQPQALVIYPGGQSGNPGSRFYDNFVDDWLAGKSYAALYLKSPWQRDDRLIARTILRGRP is encoded by the coding sequence ATGCGCTGGCGCAAGCCGGTCCTCGGCATGCTGTTGCTGCTGGCCGTTTTTTCCCTGCTCAATTTTCGGCAGCAGGGCATCCCGCCGCTCGGGAAATTCCTCAATCCCTTTGCCGGTTTTTGGCAAAACCACACCGGCCTGGATGAACTGCCAGCCCGCCTGCTCCTGCCCGGGTTGCAGGATACCGTGCACATCTTGTGGGATGATCGCCGTGTGCCGCATATTTTTGCCGGAAACGACCACGATCTCTATTTTGCGCAGGGCTATCTCACCGCCCGCGACCGCCTGTGGCAAATGGAGTTTCAAACGCATATTGCTGCCGGCCGCCTGGCGGAGATTGTCGGTGCGAGTGCGCTGGAACACGACCGCTTTCGCCGCCGCGTCGGCATGGTTTACGCCGCCGAGCATGCCGTGGCCGCCATGCGCGCCGATTCTGCCACCTGGCAGGCGGCCGAGGCCTATGCCCGCGGCGTCAACGCCTGGATCAGCAATCTGCCGCTGCGCCACCTGCCGCTGGAGTACAAGATTCTTGATTACCGGCCGGAACCGTGGACGGTGATGAAATCGGCGCTGCTGTTGAAGCTCATGGCCTGGCGCCTGACCAGTCGCAATGAAGAAGTGGTGAAGTCGCGCACGATCGCGTTGCTGGGCGATTCGTTGACCCGGGTGTTGCATCCCGACTATCCGCCGTTCATGGAGCCGATCGTGCCGGCCGGGACTTCCTGGTCATTTGTGCCGGTCGCGGTGCCCACGCCCGCGCACAAGTTCAACTATGTGCCGCCGGCGGACGCTTCGCTTTCGCCAGCCATGCCGGGGCAGGGCAGCAACAATTGGGCGGTGGCCGGCAGTCGCACGGCCAGCGGTTATCCCATCCTCTGCAACGATCCCCATCTCACGCTCAACCTGCCCGCGATTTGGTATGAGGTGCAACTGGTCTCGCCCTCGGTCAACGTCTATGGTGTCAGCCTGCCGGGGGCGCCCGCGGTGATCATCGGCTTCAACCAGCACGCGGCCTGGGGCGTCACCAATGCCGAATCCGATGTGATGGATTGGTATCACATCGTTTTTCAAGACAGCACGCGCCAGGATTATCTCCATGACGGCGCCTGGCGGCCAACGACCTGGCGCGTCGAGGAAATCAGGATCCGCGGCGGCGCGGTGGTGCGCGATTCGATGCCCTTCACCCATCACGGTCCGGTCGTTTATCGCGATTCGGAAAAACCGTTTGCCGGCAACCTGCCGCGCGGCGCCGCCCTGCGCTGGGTGGCGCACGACTCCTCAAACGAGTTGGCCACTTTTCTGCAATTGAACCGCAGCCGCAATTACAGCGATTTTCTCGCCGCATTGGAACACTATGCCTGCCCGGCGCAGAATTTTGTATTCGCCGACAGCGCCGGCACCATTGCCCTGTGGCACCATGGCCGCTTCCCGCTGCGCTGGCCGCAACAGGGCCGCACCGTCAGCGATGGCAGCAGCCGCGCCTACGATTGGCAGGGGTGGGTCGCGCGCGATCACCTGCCGCACCTCCTCAATCCGGCCCGTGGCTTCGTCAGCTCGGCGAATCAGAATCCCGTGGCCGAGCAATACCCTTATTATCTCGGCAGTGATTATGCCCCGTTCGAACGCGGCGCCCGCATCAATGCCCGGCTGTCTGCCATGCGGGACATCACCCCGGCAGACATGCAGACCCTGCAGAACGACGTTTTCGATTTGCATGCCGCCACGGTTTTGCCGGTGTTGCTGGCACAATTGCCCGATACCGGTTTGACAGAAACGGAAAGGCAGGCACGCCATGAGCTGCAGCAATGGCATTATGAAAATCACGCCGCTTTGGTGGCACCCACCGTTTTCGCGCAATGGTGGCGGGTTCTGATGGACTTGATTTGGGAGGATGAATGGCCGGACCGCGCCGGCGATCTTGACCGGCCGCGCCGGGATGTGACCGTTGACTTGATTTTGCATGCGCCGCAGGCGCCCTACTTCGACCGGCGCAACACCGCTGCCCTCGAAACTTTGCCAGACCTCGCCTGGCTCGCATTTCAATCCGCGGTGCACCAGCTTCGCGAGAAGTTCGGGCCATTGGGGCCGGCTTGGCAATGGGGCCACACGCGCGGAACCGACCTTCGCCATCTTGCCGATATTCCCGGCCTGGGGCGCTTGGGTTTGCGCAGCAGCGGCAACCACACCTGCGTCAATGCCATCACCAACACCACTGGGCCTTCCTGGCGCATGATAGTTGCCCTCGGTCCGCAGCCGCAAGCTTTGGTGATTTATCCGGGCGGCCAGTCGGGCAATCCCGGCTCACGGTTTTACGACAACTTTGTGGATGACTGGCTGGCCGGGAAAAGTTACGCAGCGCTTTACTTGAAATCACCATGGCAGCGCGATGATCGTCTCATCGCCAGAACAATCCTGCGAGGGCGGCCATGA
- a CDS encoding TonB-dependent receptor has product MLSCRWLAKLLILWGALLPAILSAQQSSFSGIIRDLNTHREIRGVSVYFQGTKIGTVSDLSGRFTLRLIDTSSASIVVFQHVAYETRTLPLAELLKLRYVYLQPRVIVLPEIEVREVGERPPKIARDLPQAVSLIDAKNFEIRGFVDAGDLLKTDHSVQVAEQLSGRKTVSIRGSNADEVAVLFNGMRLNSAYDNLFDLQMLDLQDLERLEVIKGSNTALYGADAFGGVINAVPRVQKDYSIRFQQRFGTYRSGNWGLHFFRQFNRLLVSYNFKRGASKRNFIALAEDLGLKNTERHHAANLTYRFPGAGGSPSGKSLTASYLYTDRRYTDQLFDERADNFNHILTVRYTVAQTRQPDFELAVSLHQMEEDRQVVSAGSVSGAIDNRALHLNAEKHFPLGRLDLLTAYQFEGAVLDFLDDRDVPGEQRLGLHSASFTRQHHGVVAIAKLHNNGGSDFLQTVDVDLSMRHDRVLDEQPEYVLRGNPADPNPLATAGAFRRHDWHATTFKFALGFSGYRNNLAVNGYLNVGASVKFPTLLQQISSPAFFAPAASQPNLEPEHNRSLELGASIMRDVRAQTSIYGWQVNGNFFQNYYANKFRAAATPGIPILFYDNVQNARISGIESQASVFLFRKKVTLSGGLARYAISEKAAFPFKSDLKRTLTLNLDHQGYSFQAYWFTESEQVGWLRRVKLGDQASGAPAFGGLAEVTLPGYSNLDLHLSKTFSIDKLKFFVNASGRNLINKTDQVLQGLAIRDRRYYLVLGAQY; this is encoded by the coding sequence ATGCTGTCTTGCAGATGGCTTGCCAAATTGTTGATTCTCTGGGGAGCCCTCCTTCCCGCCATCTTGTCCGCCCAGCAGAGTTCCTTTTCAGGGATTATCCGCGACCTCAACACCCACCGTGAAATTCGCGGTGTCAGCGTTTATTTCCAGGGTACAAAAATCGGCACGGTCAGCGACCTGAGTGGCCGTTTCACCTTGCGGCTGATTGATACCAGCTCTGCCAGCATCGTTGTCTTTCAACACGTGGCCTATGAAACCCGCACGCTCCCGCTCGCCGAGTTGCTCAAATTGCGCTACGTTTACCTGCAGCCGCGCGTCATCGTGCTGCCGGAGATCGAAGTGCGGGAGGTCGGCGAGCGGCCGCCGAAAATTGCCAGGGATTTGCCCCAGGCCGTGTCGCTCATCGACGCGAAAAATTTCGAAATCCGCGGCTTCGTGGATGCCGGCGATTTGCTCAAGACCGATCACAGCGTGCAGGTCGCGGAGCAGCTCAGCGGCCGCAAAACCGTCTCGATTCGCGGCAGCAATGCGGATGAGGTCGCCGTTTTATTCAACGGCATGCGGCTCAACAGCGCCTATGACAACCTCTTCGATCTGCAGATGCTCGATTTGCAGGACCTCGAGCGACTGGAGGTGATCAAGGGCAGCAACACCGCCCTCTACGGTGCCGATGCCTTCGGCGGGGTGATCAACGCGGTGCCGCGCGTGCAGAAGGATTATTCCATCCGCTTTCAGCAGCGCTTCGGCACCTATCGCTCCGGCAACTGGGGGCTGCATTTCTTCCGCCAGTTCAACCGGTTGCTGGTCTCCTACAATTTCAAGCGCGGTGCTTCCAAACGCAATTTCATTGCCCTCGCGGAAGACCTGGGGTTGAAAAACACCGAGCGGCATCATGCCGCCAACCTCACCTACCGCTTCCCCGGGGCCGGCGGCAGCCCGTCGGGCAAATCCCTGACGGCAAGCTACCTCTACACCGACCGGCGCTACACGGATCAGCTCTTCGACGAGCGTGCCGACAACTTTAATCACATTCTGACCGTGCGCTACACGGTGGCGCAGACCCGCCAGCCGGACTTCGAGCTGGCGGTCTCGCTGCATCAAATGGAAGAAGACCGTCAGGTGGTGAGCGCGGGATCGGTGAGCGGCGCGATCGACAATCGCGCCCTTCATCTCAATGCGGAAAAACACTTTCCCCTGGGCCGGCTGGATCTGCTCACGGCATATCAATTCGAGGGGGCAGTGCTGGATTTTCTCGATGACCGCGACGTCCCCGGCGAGCAGCGGCTGGGGCTGCACTCCGCCTCCTTCACCCGCCAGCATCACGGCGTGGTGGCCATTGCCAAATTGCACAATAACGGCGGCTCGGACTTTTTGCAAACTGTGGATGTCGATCTCAGCATGCGGCATGATCGCGTGCTGGATGAACAGCCGGAGTATGTGCTGCGCGGCAATCCGGCGGATCCGAATCCCCTGGCAACCGCCGGTGCCTTCAGACGCCATGACTGGCACGCGACCACATTCAAATTTGCCCTGGGTTTTTCCGGGTATCGCAACAACCTCGCGGTGAACGGCTATTTGAACGTGGGCGCCAGCGTCAAATTTCCCACGCTGCTGCAGCAAATCAGTTCACCCGCCTTTTTCGCGCCGGCTGCCAGCCAGCCCAATCTCGAACCGGAGCACAACCGCAGCCTGGAGCTGGGCGCCAGCATCATGCGCGACGTGCGCGCGCAGACCAGCATCTACGGCTGGCAGGTGAACGGCAACTTCTTCCAGAATTATTATGCCAACAAATTTCGCGCGGCCGCCACGCCCGGCATCCCGATCCTGTTCTACGACAACGTGCAAAACGCCCGGATTTCCGGCATCGAATCGCAGGCCAGCGTTTTCCTCTTCCGCAAAAAAGTGACCCTCAGCGGCGGCCTGGCGCGCTACGCAATTTCCGAGAAGGCGGCGTTTCCCTTCAAATCCGATCTCAAGCGCACGCTCACCTTGAATCTCGATCATCAAGGCTACTCCTTCCAGGCCTACTGGTTTACGGAGAGTGAACAGGTGGGCTGGCTCCGGCGCGTCAAGCTGGGGGATCAGGCGAGCGGCGCGCCGGCGTTTGGCGGTCTGGCCGAGGTGACCCTGCCGGGCTATTCCAACCTCGATTTGCATCTCAGCAAAACCTTCAGCATCGACAAACTGAAATTTTTCGTCAATGCCTCCGGTCGCAATTTGATCAACAAAACCGATCAGGTGCTGCAGGGACTGGCGATTCGTGATCGGCGCTATTATCTCGTGCTCGGTGCGCAGTACTGA
- a CDS encoding TonB-dependent receptor — MAVLVSLLLLPCMLFAQDGKIRGRVTAKDTNEPLIGANVVIDGTTLGASADLNGDYVILSIPPGVYTVRASYIGYQTVAIANVRVSANLTTTQDFSLPSSAIAVEAMEIVAERPLIQRNTTNTVRLTTQEDIQNLPFRGVQRIVALNSGTVLQDGDLHVRGGRTGEVAYYIDGATALNPFNNSENVSVIQEAIEEIQLQAGGYTAEFGGANSGIVRTTVRTGGPEFKATVDYRTDDFAKPGEQFLSTSSFGHRNAVVTLSGTLLGKTKYFIAGQHNYQRNRQVRFVEPFSFKDLVTDALGPAGRDGAGKPLPGPVEFERNYIPRNKREDNSVQGTLAYDLTNSLKFRFTGSYGQVTQPSGSSWPAALQNIFRRRLPTQETKTSLANLKATHVLNPKTFYEVAVSYTDRRFREYDKTFGDNWMLYADSLANAEKGYTGFISRYEPPHAYSTVNKFLFYHENSPVGLPANDVAVGRYFRNSQSNIGASLDFTSQATKTWEIKVGGRVDRWTMRRFDVNNISAALIYLYGRDGKSPRQFESEQERQVRTARAGVMNVYGYDSFGNKINDGPEGPRHPMFWAAYVQNKLEYRDLVVNLGLRYERISTDALAPNDLENPAFDEKLNYIDLTKVTTAKSQDYWLPRVNFSFPVTDRTVFYATYGKYVQLPQLTDIFTGNRIFSNSVSPVSRSPYGYFGQYAGFTAKPERTTQYEMGIRQSISDNFAFTMTGFYKDLLDQLRFDRVLSEGRGSIPEGQTVFSGLLNNDFGTVKGLELTLELRRVKRLAAKINYTLSDARGTGSDSRQTQVAVSDGGARYPILTYKLDFNQTHRGSIVLDYRFAKGDGGKILQGTGLNAILTFNSGHAYTQIQEPRTLGQSNPWNIGVYPLADPRFSNPVEPVNSSTTPFNFNIDLNFSRLIDLGKFDAEFYINVLNLFNTKNVINVYPNTGTAEDDGWLRSQLAISFAGIPRYTELYNAINRDNRWAYNSTTGNDLFSSPRQIFAGLRLEF; from the coding sequence ATGGCAGTGCTTGTCTCGTTGCTCCTGCTGCCGTGCATGCTGTTCGCCCAAGACGGCAAAATTCGCGGGCGGGTGACGGCAAAGGACACCAACGAGCCCCTGATCGGCGCCAACGTCGTGATTGACGGCACGACGCTGGGCGCTTCGGCGGACCTCAATGGCGATTACGTCATTTTGAGTATTCCGCCCGGCGTGTACACCGTGCGGGCGAGCTACATCGGTTACCAGACCGTGGCGATCGCCAACGTGCGTGTCAGCGCCAACTTGACGACCACCCAGGATTTCTCGCTGCCCAGTTCCGCGATTGCGGTAGAGGCAATGGAAATCGTGGCCGAGCGCCCGCTGATCCAGCGCAACACCACCAACACCGTTCGCCTGACCACGCAGGAAGACATTCAGAATCTGCCGTTCCGCGGCGTGCAACGGATCGTGGCGTTGAACTCGGGAACGGTGCTGCAGGATGGCGATCTGCATGTGCGCGGTGGCCGCACCGGTGAAGTGGCCTACTATATCGACGGGGCCACCGCATTGAACCCCTTCAATAATTCCGAAAATGTCAGTGTGATTCAGGAGGCCATTGAGGAAATTCAGTTGCAAGCGGGTGGTTACACTGCGGAATTCGGCGGTGCCAACTCCGGCATCGTCCGCACCACGGTGCGCACCGGTGGCCCGGAATTCAAAGCCACGGTCGATTATCGCACCGATGATTTTGCCAAACCGGGCGAGCAATTTCTCAGCACGTCCTCCTTTGGTCATCGCAATGCGGTGGTCACTCTGAGTGGCACGCTGCTGGGCAAAACCAAGTACTTCATCGCAGGGCAACACAATTATCAGCGCAACCGCCAGGTTCGTTTTGTCGAGCCTTTCAGCTTTAAAGATCTTGTGACCGACGCCCTCGGGCCGGCGGGCCGGGATGGTGCCGGTAAGCCGCTGCCAGGCCCGGTGGAGTTCGAGAGAAATTACATTCCGCGCAACAAGCGCGAAGACAACTCGGTGCAAGGCACCCTGGCGTATGATCTGACCAACTCACTGAAATTTCGCTTCACCGGCAGCTATGGCCAGGTGACGCAGCCCAGTGGCAGCTCCTGGCCGGCGGCGCTGCAGAACATCTTCCGTCGCCGCCTGCCCACGCAGGAGACCAAAACCAGCCTGGCCAATCTCAAAGCCACGCATGTGCTCAACCCCAAGACCTTTTATGAGGTGGCGGTTTCCTACACCGATCGGCGTTTCCGCGAGTATGACAAAACTTTCGGCGACAACTGGATGCTTTATGCCGACAGTCTGGCCAACGCCGAAAAAGGTTACACCGGCTTCATTAGCCGCTATGAGCCGCCCCATGCCTACAGCACGGTGAACAAATTCTTGTTCTATCATGAAAATTCCCCGGTAGGGCTACCTGCCAACGACGTGGCTGTCGGCCGATACTTCCGCAACAGCCAGAGCAACATCGGGGCCTCGCTGGATTTCACCAGCCAGGCGACCAAGACCTGGGAAATTAAAGTGGGTGGCCGGGTTGACCGCTGGACCATGCGGCGCTTCGACGTCAACAATATCAGCGCGGCTTTGATCTATCTCTATGGCCGCGATGGCAAAAGCCCGCGCCAGTTCGAGAGCGAGCAGGAGCGGCAGGTCCGCACCGCGCGCGCTGGCGTGATGAACGTTTATGGTTACGACTCTTTCGGCAACAAGATCAATGACGGGCCCGAGGGACCGCGCCACCCGATGTTCTGGGCGGCCTATGTGCAAAACAAGCTGGAGTATCGCGATCTGGTCGTCAACCTGGGCTTGCGCTATGAGCGCATCTCCACCGACGCCCTGGCACCCAACGATCTGGAGAACCCGGCGTTCGATGAAAAGCTCAACTACATCGACCTTACCAAGGTGACCACCGCCAAGTCGCAGGACTACTGGCTGCCACGCGTTAATTTCTCCTTCCCGGTGACCGACCGCACCGTGTTCTATGCCACCTACGGCAAGTATGTGCAACTGCCGCAATTGACCGACATCTTCACCGGCAATCGCATCTTCAGCAACTCTGTCAGCCCGGTGTCGCGTTCGCCCTATGGCTATTTCGGCCAATATGCCGGCTTCACCGCCAAGCCGGAACGCACCACCCAGTATGAGATGGGCATCCGCCAGTCAATCAGCGACAACTTTGCCTTCACCATGACTGGCTTTTACAAGGACCTGCTCGACCAGCTTCGCTTTGACCGCGTGCTCTCCGAGGGTCGGGGTTCAATCCCGGAAGGCCAGACCGTGTTCTCAGGTTTGTTGAACAATGATTTCGGCACGGTCAAAGGTCTGGAACTGACGCTTGAGCTGCGCCGGGTGAAGCGTTTGGCCGCCAAGATCAACTACACGCTCTCTGATGCCCGCGGCACGGGTTCGGACAGCCGCCAGACCCAGGTGGCAGTGAGCGACGGCGGCGCACGCTATCCCATTCTCACCTACAAACTTGATTTCAACCAGACGCACCGCGGCTCCATCGTGCTCGACTATCGTTTTGCCAAAGGCGATGGCGGCAAGATTCTGCAAGGCACCGGTTTGAACGCCATCCTGACGTTCAACAGCGGCCATGCTTATACCCAGATTCAGGAGCCCAGGACCCTGGGCCAATCCAACCCCTGGAACATCGGCGTCTACCCGCTGGCGGATCCGCGCTTCAGCAATCCGGTGGAGCCGGTGAATTCCTCGACGACGCCGTTCAACTTCAACATCGATTTGAACTTCAGCCGGCTGATTGATCTGGGCAAATTCGACGCAGAATTTTACATCAACGTGTTGAACTTGTTCAACACCAAGAACGTCATCAACGTTTATCCTAACACCGGCACCGCCGAGGATGACGGCTGGCTGCGCAGCCAGTTGGCGATCTCCTTCGCCGGCATCCCGAGGTACACGGAGCTTTACAACGCGATCAACCGCGACAATCGCTGGGCCTACAACAGCACCACCGGCAACGACCTGTTCTCCAGTCCGCGCCAAATTTTTGCCGGCTTGCGCCTGGAGTTTTGA